From Paracoccus suum, the proteins below share one genomic window:
- a CDS encoding Lrp/AsnC family transcriptional regulator has translation MTPLDAFDIAILRILQRDARMPQREIGEAVNLSAPSVQRRIRRMEAEGVIAATVAVLDPGKVGRPLTIFCQVELVSETPEDIDMMKCRFRDAPEVQQCFYVTGEADFMLVVVVESMAHYEDFTRLVLFQGSNVRKFGTFVSMDTVKTGLTLNI, from the coding sequence ATGACGCCCCTCGACGCATTCGACATCGCCATCCTGCGGATCCTGCAACGCGACGCGAGGATGCCGCAGCGCGAGATCGGCGAGGCGGTGAACCTGTCCGCGCCCTCGGTGCAGCGCAGAATCCGCCGGATGGAGGCCGAGGGCGTGATCGCGGCCACCGTCGCAGTCCTTGACCCCGGCAAGGTCGGCCGGCCACTGACCATCTTCTGCCAGGTAGAACTGGTCAGCGAGACGCCCGAGGACATCGACATGATGAAATGTCGCTTCCGCGACGCACCCGAGGTGCAGCAGTGCTTTTACGTCACCGGCGAGGCCGATTTCATGCTGGTCGTGGTGGTCGAGAGCATGGCGCATTACGAGGATTTCACGCGCCTCGTTCTGTTCCAAGGCAGCAACGTGCGCAAGTTCGGCACCTTCGTATCGATGGATACCGTCAAGACAGGACTGACGCTGAACATCTGA
- a CDS encoding diaminopropionate ammonia-lyase, which yields MYLINTLPVFGQPLDPRDAETLGQTGADKVSRILALRENNAPTPLVALPGLARKLGLASVHLKDEGQRLGLGSFKALGGAYAVMRVVQDEASRRLGRAIEPEGLMAPDVRAVAASITFACATDGNHGRSVAQGAQLLGARSVIFVHAGVSQARIDAIARLGAEVIRVDGHYDDSIAEATRVASANGWTILSDTSWPGYEEIPGLVMQGYTAIAREALAELPAPPTHVFLQAGVGGFAAAIAGHLALVLGERRPHVTVVDPARAASLFASAQAGRVVQVPAGEPTVMAMLECYEPSLVAFRVLERLANGFMTLEEEDAIAVVRRLAEPEPGDPPVVAGESGGVGLAGAMAVLRDGELAPRIGLGPQARLLVINTEGATDPALFTRIVGRTPETVLTRENA from the coding sequence ATGTATCTGATCAATACCTTACCGGTATTCGGCCAGCCGCTCGATCCGCGCGATGCCGAGACGCTGGGGCAGACCGGGGCCGACAAGGTTTCGCGCATTTTGGCCCTGCGCGAGAACAACGCCCCCACGCCGCTGGTCGCGCTGCCGGGCCTCGCGCGAAAGCTGGGGCTCGCCTCGGTGCATCTGAAGGACGAAGGCCAGCGGCTCGGCCTCGGCAGCTTCAAGGCGCTGGGCGGGGCCTATGCGGTGATGCGGGTCGTGCAGGACGAGGCAAGTCGGCGCCTTGGCCGGGCGATCGAGCCAGAGGGACTGATGGCGCCGGACGTGCGCGCGGTGGCTGCGTCCATCACCTTTGCCTGCGCGACTGACGGCAACCATGGCCGCTCGGTCGCTCAAGGGGCGCAGCTGCTCGGTGCGCGCTCGGTCATCTTTGTCCATGCCGGGGTCAGCCAGGCGCGGATCGATGCCATCGCGCGCCTGGGCGCCGAGGTCATCCGGGTCGACGGCCATTACGACGATTCCATCGCGGAGGCGACGCGCGTTGCCTCCGCCAACGGCTGGACCATCCTGTCGGACACGTCCTGGCCCGGCTACGAGGAAATTCCCGGACTCGTCATGCAGGGCTACACGGCCATCGCCCGCGAGGCGCTGGCGGAGCTGCCCGCGCCGCCGACCCATGTCTTCCTGCAGGCCGGCGTCGGCGGTTTTGCCGCTGCGATCGCCGGGCACCTGGCTCTCGTCTTGGGCGAGCGACGCCCGCATGTCACGGTTGTCGACCCCGCCCGGGCCGCGAGTCTGTTCGCAAGCGCCCAGGCGGGGCGCGTCGTGCAGGTCCCGGCGGGTGAGCCGACGGTGATGGCCATGCTCGAGTGCTACGAGCCGTCGCTGGTCGCCTTCCGGGTACTGGAAAGACTGGCCAACGGATTCATGACTCTGGAGGAGGAGGACGCGATCGCCGTCGTCCGCCGGCTCGCGGAGCCCGAGCCCGGGGACCCGCCCGTTGTCGCCGGCGAGAGTGGCGGCGTGGGTCTGGCCGGCGCCATGGCCGTGCTGCGCGATGGCGAGCTTGCGCCTCGGATCGGCCTCGGGCCGCAGGCGCGGCTGCTGGTCATCAATACCGAAGGGGCGACCGATCCGGCGCTGTTCACGCGGATTGTCGGGCGCACACCGGAAACTGTGCTGACCCGCGAAAATGCCTGA
- a CDS encoding transporter substrate-binding domain-containing protein encodes MKLLGSLIVASALLLAPLAQAGETLDRVTKSGKMMVATNAAWPPQSYLDDSNQLVGYDIDVANEIGKRLGAKVTFDTPDWGLMTGGRWGGRWDAAVGSITPTKPRAQVLDFAGVYYYSPYIFAVHADSAITDQKDLNGKKIGVETGTTSEDYINRRLEIDAPGVAPIQYWLEPGEVKTYASSLLPFDDLRLGDGKRLDAVIAPEQTVMGAIKSGYPIKALEGDYAFREPLVVVADKGDPEWTARLGEIIEQMRADGTLATLTTKWYGKDYSK; translated from the coding sequence ATGAAATTGCTCGGCAGCCTGATCGTTGCTTCCGCCTTGCTGCTCGCGCCCTTGGCGCAGGCCGGCGAGACGCTGGATCGCGTCACCAAAAGCGGCAAGATGATGGTCGCGACCAACGCCGCGTGGCCTCCGCAAAGCTATCTCGACGATTCCAACCAACTCGTCGGATATGACATCGACGTCGCGAACGAGATCGGAAAGCGTCTTGGCGCGAAAGTCACTTTCGACACGCCCGACTGGGGGTTGATGACCGGCGGCCGCTGGGGCGGCCGCTGGGACGCGGCGGTCGGATCGATCACGCCGACCAAGCCGCGGGCGCAGGTCCTCGATTTCGCGGGGGTCTATTACTATAGCCCGTATATCTTTGCCGTGCATGCCGACAGCGCCATCACCGACCAGAAGGACCTGAACGGCAAGAAGATCGGCGTCGAGACCGGCACCACCTCCGAGGACTACATCAATCGGCGGCTGGAGATTGATGCGCCGGGCGTCGCGCCGATCCAGTACTGGCTGGAGCCGGGCGAGGTGAAGACCTATGCCAGCTCGCTGCTGCCATTCGACGACCTGCGCCTCGGCGATGGCAAGCGCCTCGACGCGGTGATTGCGCCCGAGCAGACGGTGATGGGCGCCATCAAAAGCGGCTATCCGATCAAGGCACTGGAGGGTGACTATGCCTTCCGCGAGCCCCTAGTTGTGGTGGCCGACAAGGGCGATCCCGAGTGGACCGCGCGCCTTGGCGAGATCATCGAGCAGATGCGTGCTGATGGCACTCTCGCGACCTTGACGACCAAATGGTACGGCAAGGATTACTCGAAGTAA
- a CDS encoding NAD(P)/FAD-dependent oxidoreductase produces the protein MTEPTTTNYADVWYRTRLESSDLIARPPLSGPAEADVCIIGGGLAGLTAAHDLAVAGRRVVLLEARRVAWGASGRNGGFVSPGYAQGYDAIARRCGAEGADALHAMSIEGMRIVADTIARLSIDRADPRPGILGAVRYDAGRALQDRRDWLAERFDYHVDYLDRAALGQHLTSPVYHQALHDLNAFHFDPLAYARALARAAEAAGAVIHEGSAASVVSGSPAGWTVATAGGEVKARDVLIATGGYTGGLVPQLDRAFLPIATYVMVTKPDPERIATAIHTTSAVGDDRRAGDYYRLVDGGRRILWGGKITTRRSEPRDLGRLLHGTMTSTYPQLAGIEIDKVWSGLMSYARHLMPQIGRMPSGLWHCTAFGGHGMNTTAIGGRVVAEAILGQSDRWRRFEPFGLEWTGGLAGMAAVQLTYWKLQAQDAWRERRG, from the coding sequence ATGACAGAACCAACGACTACCAATTACGCCGACGTCTGGTACCGGACGCGACTGGAATCGAGCGACCTGATTGCCCGTCCGCCATTGTCGGGCCCAGCCGAGGCGGATGTCTGCATCATCGGCGGCGGCCTTGCCGGCCTGACCGCCGCGCATGATCTGGCCGTCGCCGGCCGCCGCGTCGTGCTGCTGGAAGCGCGGCGGGTCGCCTGGGGCGCCTCGGGGCGCAACGGCGGCTTTGTCAGCCCCGGCTACGCCCAGGGCTATGACGCCATCGCCCGGCGCTGCGGCGCGGAGGGGGCGGATGCACTGCACGCCATGTCGATCGAGGGCATGCGCATCGTCGCGGATACCATCGCCCGGCTGAGCATCGACCGCGCCGACCCGCGACCGGGCATCCTCGGCGCCGTACGCTACGATGCTGGGCGCGCGCTGCAGGACCGCCGCGACTGGCTGGCAGAGCGGTTCGACTATCACGTCGACTACCTCGACCGGGCCGCACTGGGCCAGCATCTGACCTCGCCGGTCTACCACCAGGCGCTGCACGACCTGAACGCCTTTCACTTTGACCCGTTGGCCTATGCGCGCGCCCTTGCGCGCGCGGCCGAAGCGGCCGGCGCCGTGATCCACGAGGGCAGCGCCGCGAGCGTGGTCAGCGGCAGCCCCGCCGGCTGGACCGTGGCCACAGCCGGCGGCGAGGTAAAGGCGCGCGACGTGCTGATCGCCACCGGTGGCTATACCGGCGGCCTGGTGCCGCAGCTGGACCGCGCGTTCCTGCCCATCGCCACCTATGTCATGGTTACCAAGCCCGACCCCGAGCGGATCGCCACCGCGATCCACACAACCTCGGCCGTCGGCGACGACCGCCGGGCGGGGGACTATTACCGCCTCGTCGATGGCGGCCGGCGCATATTATGGGGCGGCAAGATCACCACCCGCCGCAGCGAGCCGCGCGATCTCGGCCGGTTGCTGCACGGCACCATGACCTCGACCTACCCGCAACTCGCTGGGATCGAGATCGACAAGGTCTGGTCGGGCCTGATGTCCTATGCCCGCCACCTCATGCCGCAGATCGGTCGCATGCCGTCCGGCCTCTGGCACTGCACGGCCTTCGGCGGCCACGGAATGAATACGACCGCCATCGGCGGGCGCGTCGTCGCCGAGGCGATCCTCGGCCAGTCCGACCGCTGGCGCCGGTTCGAGCCCTTCGGGCTGGAATGGACTGGCGGCCTTGCCGGCATGGCGGCCGTGCAACTGACCTATTGGAAGCTACAGGCGCAGGACGCCTGGCGAGAGCGCCGCGGCTGA
- a CDS encoding amino acid ABC transporter permease, which yields MHYRDNVDYPPLLTRPVVYLPLLGGLFAALVAMNAGGGAFGRLTSSVFPAVQDGTQLNVLTAALVTLLAGFNIFVVLRLPLRQQVWLVWGELALLILLFFYSFDLSFVFIRRKIGFLLSQGLVTTLYISAISIVIATVLAMIGAVAKLSSNGIALGIANFYTSLFRGLPLLMQIYMIYLGLPQLGYVVDAVPTGIAALSLCYGAYMTEIFRAGIESIPKGQWEASRALGMRPAAVMTRIILPQSMRVIIPPTGNQFISMLKDSSLVSVVGVWELMYLARTQGQTEFRHVEMMITASLIYWMLSIVLELVQKMIEKHYNKSVTR from the coding sequence ATGCATTATCGGGACAACGTCGACTACCCGCCGCTGCTGACGCGGCCCGTGGTCTACCTGCCGCTTCTGGGCGGCCTTTTCGCGGCGCTCGTGGCGATGAATGCCGGGGGCGGCGCATTCGGCCGGCTGACCTCCAGCGTCTTTCCCGCGGTGCAGGACGGCACGCAACTGAACGTGCTGACCGCGGCACTGGTCACGCTGCTGGCCGGCTTCAACATTTTTGTCGTCTTGCGGCTGCCCCTGCGCCAGCAGGTGTGGCTGGTCTGGGGCGAGCTGGCCCTGCTGATCCTGCTGTTCTTTTATTCCTTTGATCTCAGCTTCGTCTTCATCCGGCGCAAGATCGGCTTTCTGCTGTCGCAGGGGCTCGTCACGACCCTCTACATCTCGGCCATTTCCATCGTCATCGCGACGGTGCTGGCGATGATCGGCGCGGTGGCCAAGCTGTCGTCCAATGGGATCGCGCTGGGGATCGCCAACTTCTACACTTCGCTGTTCCGCGGCCTGCCGCTGCTGATGCAGATCTACATGATCTACCTGGGCCTGCCGCAGCTCGGCTATGTCGTCGATGCAGTGCCAACCGGCATCGCCGCCCTGTCGCTCTGCTACGGCGCCTACATGACCGAGATCTTTCGCGCCGGGATCGAGAGCATCCCCAAGGGCCAATGGGAGGCGTCGCGCGCCCTCGGGATGCGGCCCGCGGCGGTGATGACGCGCATCATCCTGCCGCAATCCATGCGCGTGATCATCCCGCCGACCGGCAACCAGTTCATTTCGATGCTCAAGGACAGCTCGCTCGTCTCGGTCGTCGGCGTGTGGGAATTGATGTACCTGGCCCGCACCCAAGGCCAGACTGAGTTCCGGCATGTCGAGATGATGATCACGGCATCGCTGATCTACTGGATGCTCTCTATCGTGCTGGAGCTGGTGCAGAAGATGATCGAAAAACACTACAACAAGTCGGTGACCCGGTGA
- a CDS encoding amino acid ABC transporter ATP-binding protein, producing MNDEPAVHIRDLCKWYGDLQVLYDVDLTIARGERLVICGPSGSGKSTLIRTINALEGFQKGEITVSGVRLTREPAVVEGVRRRVGMVFQQFNLFPHLTVLENCALPLRLVRRLPAAEARDRAMHYLTKVRIPEQAAKYPGQLSGGQQQRVAIARAVAMQPEVMLFDEPTSALDPEMVKEVLDVMVQLAAEGMTMAVVTHEMGFAREVADRVIFMDDGRIVEHAPPEVFFTTPRSERTQAFLRQVLH from the coding sequence ATGAATGACGAACCCGCGGTCCACATCCGGGACTTGTGCAAGTGGTACGGCGATCTGCAGGTGCTGTATGACGTCGACCTGACCATTGCCAGGGGCGAGCGGCTGGTGATCTGCGGCCCATCCGGGTCGGGCAAGTCCACGCTCATCCGGACGATCAACGCCCTGGAGGGCTTCCAGAAGGGCGAGATCACCGTCAGCGGCGTGCGCCTGACGCGCGAGCCGGCGGTCGTCGAAGGTGTGCGGCGGCGCGTCGGAATGGTGTTCCAGCAGTTCAACCTGTTTCCCCACCTGACCGTACTGGAAAACTGCGCACTGCCATTGCGGCTGGTGCGCCGGTTGCCCGCGGCCGAGGCGCGCGACCGGGCGATGCACTACCTGACCAAGGTCCGCATCCCCGAGCAGGCGGCGAAATACCCCGGCCAGCTGTCCGGCGGCCAGCAGCAGCGGGTCGCCATTGCCCGCGCCGTGGCCATGCAGCCCGAGGTGATGCTGTTCGATGAGCCGACAAGCGCGCTCGACCCCGAGATGGTCAAGGAAGTGCTCGACGTCATGGTCCAGCTTGCAGCCGAAGGCATGACCATGGCGGTCGTCACCCACGAGATGGGCTTTGCCCGCGAGGTCGCGGACCGCGTCATCTTCATGGACGATGGCCGAATCGTGGAACATGCGCCGCCGGAGGTGTTCTTTACGACCCCCCGCAGCGAGCGCACCCAGGCCTTTCTGCGCCAAGTGCTGCACTGA
- the arsC gene encoding arsenate reductase (glutaredoxin) (This arsenate reductase requires both glutathione and glutaredoxin to convert arsenate to arsenite, after which the efflux transporter formed by ArsA and ArsB can extrude the arsenite from the cell, providing resistance.) has translation MTATIWHNPKCSTSRKVLATLREGGETPEVIDYLRDPPTRSAIMALVTEAGLTLRAALREAGTPYAELGLADPTLSDAQLLDAIEAHPILLNRPFVRTERGTRLCRPAEVVREIMANPPAPEAQPS, from the coding sequence ATGACCGCGACCATCTGGCACAACCCCAAGTGCAGCACCTCCCGCAAGGTGCTGGCGACCTTGCGCGAGGGCGGCGAGACGCCGGAGGTGATCGACTACCTTCGCGACCCCCCGACCCGAAGCGCGATCATGGCCTTGGTGACCGAGGCAGGCCTGACCTTGCGCGCGGCACTCCGCGAGGCGGGGACACCATATGCCGAGCTGGGGCTGGCCGACCCGACGTTGTCCGACGCGCAATTGCTGGACGCAATCGAGGCGCATCCCATTCTTTTGAACCGTCCGTTCGTGCGGACCGAGCGCGGCACGCGGCTTTGCCGGCCAGCCGAGGTCGTGCGGGAGATCATGGCGAATCCGCCGGCCCCCGAGGCGCAGCCCTCATAA
- a CDS encoding flavodoxin family protein: MSDKLLVLIGSPRRQGNSATLAEAVRRGAEAAGTDVALRFLDDHLTSFLRDCRTCRGPDGECTINDGYRALFFQEFLPARAVVFCSPIYWYGMSAQTKAFFDRCFCHYAASSPDSQGVLRAMAGKRLGLVLASEETYPGATLGIVHQMQEFSRYTHSDFVGVVHGVGNSRCEVRHDPADCVGQAERLGAEILDRRYSDYRLDTKRASVVWPGDAGHAGQ, from the coding sequence ATGTCCGACAAACTTCTAGTCCTGATCGGTAGCCCCCGCCGGCAGGGAAATTCCGCTACGCTGGCCGAGGCGGTGCGGCGCGGGGCCGAGGCCGCCGGGACCGACGTCGCGCTGCGCTTTCTCGACGATCACCTAACCAGCTTCCTGCGCGACTGCCGCACCTGCCGTGGGCCGGACGGCGAATGCACGATCAATGACGGATACCGCGCGCTCTTTTTCCAGGAATTCCTGCCTGCTCGCGCCGTCGTCTTTTGCTCGCCGATCTACTGGTACGGCATGTCGGCGCAGACCAAGGCCTTCTTCGACAGGTGCTTTTGCCACTATGCGGCGTCCTCACCGGACTCGCAGGGCGTCTTGCGCGCGATGGCGGGCAAAAGGCTCGGGCTGGTTCTCGCTTCGGAAGAGACCTATCCGGGCGCCACGCTGGGCATCGTGCACCAGATGCAGGAATTTTCGCGCTATACCCATTCCGATTTCGTCGGCGTGGTCCACGGTGTCGGCAACAGCCGCTGTGAAGTTCGCCATGACCCCGCCGATTGTGTTGGGCAGGCCGAGCGACTGGGTGCGGAAATCCTGGACCGCCGCTATTCGGATTATCGGCTGGATACCAAGCGAGCTTCCGTAGTGTGGCCCGGCGACGCGGGCCATGCCGGGCAATGA
- a CDS encoding winged helix-turn-helix transcriptional regulator, whose product MTIRRQSYNAGLGPVFAILGGKWKGVILWELHDGAERFGALKRRIPGISEKMLIQQLREMEADGLVHREMFHQVPPRVDYSLTPLGASLNEALKPLCEWGRTHLGEGSAETEPVT is encoded by the coding sequence ATGACCATTCGCAGGCAATCCTACAACGCTGGGCTCGGGCCGGTTTTCGCAATCCTGGGTGGCAAGTGGAAAGGCGTGATCCTGTGGGAACTGCATGATGGCGCGGAGCGATTTGGCGCGCTGAAGCGGCGCATCCCCGGCATCAGCGAGAAGATGCTGATCCAGCAGTTGCGCGAAATGGAGGCCGACGGCTTGGTGCACCGGGAGATGTTTCATCAGGTCCCGCCGCGCGTGGACTATTCCCTGACGCCACTCGGTGCCTCGCTCAACGAGGCCCTGAAGCCGCTGTGCGAATGGGGGAGGACGCATCTCGGTGAAGGTAGTGCGGAGACTGAGCCCGTTACGTGA
- a CDS encoding dienelactone hydrolase family protein has translation MRQRLKRTGLIAAAVALLMLLAVGVNTGRQWAGWTGASDTAAERRAALLPYWQLTPPPAGVAEIGGAVLLSGCDGVHDNMDFWAGRLASHGYLALVLDSHSPRGLDRLEAWRLVCAGQALPGAERAGDVAVALADPVLPPGRRVVLGASHGGWAAMEFLRQAVTGQPSPALQSWPATHPRLLASLDAVILLYPYCGLLNGADQGDWTRAPPILMLLAAEDQIISTPACEDLADRLRRRGARITVTLLADADHGFDQNERSSLSPLSFDPEMRERASGLVDDFLASSE, from the coding sequence ATGCGACAACGGCTGAAGCGCACGGGCCTGATCGCCGCCGCCGTGGCGTTGCTGATGCTGCTGGCCGTCGGCGTCAACACCGGGCGGCAATGGGCCGGCTGGACGGGTGCGTCCGACACGGCGGCCGAGCGCCGCGCTGCGCTGTTGCCGTATTGGCAGCTTACCCCTCCACCTGCCGGAGTCGCCGAAATCGGGGGCGCCGTCTTGCTGTCCGGCTGCGACGGTGTCCACGACAACATGGATTTCTGGGCGGGACGGCTCGCCAGCCACGGCTACCTCGCCCTTGTCCTCGACAGCCACAGCCCGCGCGGCCTCGACCGACTGGAGGCCTGGCGGCTGGTCTGCGCCGGGCAGGCCCTGCCGGGGGCCGAGCGTGCGGGGGATGTCGCGGTCGCCTTGGCCGATCCGGTTCTGCCCCCGGGGCGGCGGGTCGTCCTCGGCGCCTCGCATGGCGGCTGGGCGGCGATGGAGTTCCTGCGCCAGGCAGTGACCGGGCAGCCCTCGCCCGCTTTGCAAAGCTGGCCTGCCACCCACCCCCGGCTGCTTGCCAGCCTGGACGCGGTAATCCTGCTCTACCCGTATTGCGGCCTGCTGAACGGCGCGGACCAGGGCGACTGGACCCGCGCCCCGCCGATCCTGATGCTGCTTGCCGCCGAGGACCAGATCATCAGCACCCCCGCCTGTGAAGATCTCGCCGACCGCCTCCGGCGCCGCGGAGCGCGCATCACGGTGACGCTCCTTGCGGATGCAGACCACGGCTTCGACCAGAACGAGCGCTCCTCGCTGTCGCCCCTGAGCTTTGATCCGGAGATGCGCGAAAGAGCGAGTGGGCTAGTGGACGACTTTCTAGCGTCCTCGGAATAA
- a CDS encoding alpha/beta hydrolase — MRVGRSLGVSLLPLFLGLVLFAASLTPSLIPRAWAVQGALGGLVAALGYMIGRLLLTLWRALELPMLRGRAALYGHLIAAIPVLMALVLCLGHARGWQNGIRSRMGMELIDTIDVPNMVLVAVTVLAVLLLLGGLVQGAFDRLRARLYRHMPRRTANVAGLLIVIVALTIGTRDGVLDRVVRALDESYTTAQELFDTAPPAPADPRTPGSAASLVDWGSMGQPGRNFVTGGPDGAAIAAFSGRPAKNPIRVYVGLAEADTAEARADRALEELIRLGGFDRKVLIVAMPTGTGWLDPGSFDVVEYMQDGDIASVAVQYSYLQSPLALLLETRAGLDQARALIRAVHRHWRSLPRDSRPRLYIHGLSLGAWASMYGTDLFSLLDSPINGALWAGPPFPSARWNEAMAERNPGTPYVAPQVGESRLIRFASHTQDAGGAQGWGDMRLMFLQYSSDPIVFYEPASFWRPPVWMREAPAPDVSPDLTFTPVVTQFQLVVDMILATSAPAGHGHSYYARDYIGPWVAVTDPEGWTQADSDRLAAHCNRGFQQGCDNG; from the coding sequence ATGCGCGTTGGGCGTTCCCTTGGCGTGTCGCTGCTGCCGCTATTTCTGGGGCTGGTGCTCTTTGCGGCTTCGCTGACCCCGTCGCTGATTCCCCGGGCCTGGGCGGTGCAAGGCGCGCTCGGCGGGCTTGTCGCAGCGCTGGGCTACATGATCGGTCGCCTCCTGCTGACGCTGTGGCGCGCGCTGGAACTGCCCATGCTGCGCGGTCGCGCGGCGCTCTACGGGCATCTGATCGCTGCTATCCCGGTGCTGATGGCACTCGTTCTGTGCCTCGGGCATGCGCGCGGCTGGCAGAACGGCATCCGCAGTCGCATGGGGATGGAGTTGATCGACACCATCGACGTGCCCAACATGGTCCTCGTCGCGGTGACCGTGCTGGCCGTGCTGTTGCTGTTGGGCGGCCTGGTGCAGGGCGCGTTCGACCGGTTGCGCGCGCGCCTTTACCGCCACATGCCGCGGCGGACGGCGAATGTTGCGGGCCTGCTGATCGTGATCGTCGCGCTGACGATCGGCACACGGGACGGCGTGCTCGACCGCGTCGTCCGCGCCTTGGACGAATCCTACACCACTGCGCAGGAGTTGTTCGACACCGCCCCGCCGGCGCCCGCGGACCCCCGCACGCCGGGCAGCGCGGCGTCGCTGGTCGACTGGGGCTCGATGGGCCAGCCGGGCCGGAATTTCGTCACGGGCGGCCCCGATGGGGCGGCTATCGCTGCCTTCAGCGGACGTCCGGCCAAGAACCCGATCCGCGTTTATGTCGGCCTGGCCGAGGCCGACACGGCTGAAGCCCGGGCCGACCGGGCGCTGGAAGAACTGATCCGCCTCGGCGGGTTCGATCGCAAGGTGCTGATCGTTGCGATGCCAACGGGCACTGGCTGGCTCGATCCGGGCAGTTTCGACGTGGTCGAATACATGCAAGACGGCGACATCGCATCGGTCGCGGTACAGTATTCCTACCTGCAGTCGCCATTGGCCCTGCTTCTGGAAACGCGGGCCGGACTGGACCAGGCACGGGCGCTGATCCGCGCGGTGCACCGCCACTGGCGCAGCCTGCCGAGGGACAGCAGGCCTCGCCTCTATATCCACGGGCTCAGCCTCGGGGCCTGGGCGTCGATGTATGGGACGGACCTGTTCTCGCTGCTAGACAGCCCCATCAACGGTGCGTTGTGGGCCGGTCCCCCCTTCCCTTCCGCTCGCTGGAACGAGGCCATGGCCGAGCGCAATCCCGGCACCCCCTATGTCGCGCCACAGGTTGGCGAGAGCCGTCTGATCCGTTTTGCCAGCCACACGCAGGATGCGGGGGGCGCACAGGGCTGGGGCGACATGCGGCTGATGTTCCTGCAGTATTCCAGCGATCCGATCGTGTTTTACGAGCCGGCCTCTTTCTGGCGGCCCCCGGTCTGGATGCGCGAGGCCCCTGCCCCGGACGTATCGCCCGACCTGACCTTCACGCCAGTCGTGACCCAGTTCCAGCTGGTCGTCGACATGATCCTGGCGACGAGCGCGCCTGCGGGTCACGGCCATTCCTATTATGCGCGCGACTATATCGGCCCGTGGGTCGCCGTGACGGATCCTGAAGGGTGGACCCAGGCTGACAGCGATCGCCTCGCCGCCCATTGCAACAGAGGGTTCCAGCAGGGATGCGACAACGGCTGA
- a CDS encoding ABC transporter substrate-binding protein has product MAGLNGQYQTSERPEPEQFESVKNHPNFVASSSLSCEHKYLYFRCNKPPFDDVRGRLAAVHAIDRDQILELLGESA; this is encoded by the coding sequence ATGGCGGGGCTGAACGGCCAATATCAAACGAGCGAGCGGCCGGAGCCAGAGCAGTTTGAATCTGTTAAGAACCATCCCAACTTTGTCGCCTCCAGCAGTCTTTCGTGCGAGCACAAGTACCTGTACTTCCGCTGCAACAAGCCGCCCTTCGACGACGTGCGGGGCCGCCTCGCGGCGGTTCATGCCATCGACCGCGACCAGATCTTGGAACTGCTGGGCGAATCCGCTTAG
- a CDS encoding LysR substrate-binding domain-containing protein: MAQFAIRAKGPRLDLGMASLGDGIFRLGDAQGTPFDDSIMRYLWRRDALVPVVGGALRERRSKAGLLPPGCPTIRYPSDSYMGRIIASHERRAVARLEGPTAVESAFSVGMSRLVAAGVGAGWTPHSIAQADLATGRAVTLSADYGRIPLDIVLFVRRSNTRAATLIETLSSAGPPDTQSSS; this comes from the coding sequence ATGGCGCAGTTCGCCATCCGGGCCAAAGGCCCGCGCCTTGATCTGGGCATGGCGAGCCTGGGCGACGGCATATTCCGCCTCGGCGATGCTCAGGGCACCCCGTTCGACGACAGCATCATGCGGTATCTGTGGCGACGCGACGCGCTTGTGCCCGTCGTGGGCGGCGCGCTGCGCGAGCGGCGCTCAAAGGCCGGGCTGCTGCCTCCTGGCTGCCCGACCATCCGCTACCCGTCCGACAGCTACATGGGACGGATCATCGCCAGCCACGAACGCCGCGCGGTGGCCCGATTAGAGGGCCCGACGGCGGTCGAGTCGGCATTTTCCGTCGGGATGTCCCGGCTGGTTGCTGCGGGTGTCGGGGCAGGCTGGACGCCCCACTCGATCGCTCAGGCCGATCTCGCGACTGGCAGGGCAGTCACGCTGTCCGCTGATTACGGCCGTATTCCACTGGATATCGTATTGTTCGTCCGCCGGTCGAACACACGCGCCGCCACGCTGATCGAGACCCTTTCGTCCGCCGGACCCCCGGACACGCAGTCCTCGTCGTAA